A genomic window from Lepisosteus oculatus isolate fLepOcu1 chromosome 27, fLepOcu1.hap2, whole genome shotgun sequence includes:
- the LOC107075483 gene encoding uncharacterized protein — translation MSTLTHRLLQLFLTGALLLPLCWGAERDYTQDYYATATPDYDEDNSTIDYFFWSNTSIKSEVYEILGMDNPPSGASLFHSPGTPPACCLLLICLALAQLLQLL, via the exons AtgagcacactgacacacagattACTACAGCTGTTCCTGACCGGGGCTCTGCTACTGCCCCTGTGCTGGG GGGCAGAAAGGGACTACACGCAAGACTACTACGCCACGGCGACGCCAGATTACGACGAAGACAATTCAACAATTGATTACTTCTTCTGGA GTAACACCAGCATTAAAAGTGAAGTATATGAAATCCTTGGAATGGACAAT CCCCCTTCAGGTGCCAGTCTCTTCCACTCACCTGGGACCCCCCCCGCCTGCTGCCTGCTCCTGATCTGCCTGGCCCTGGCccagctcctgcagctcctaTGA